A single window of Pyxicephalus adspersus chromosome 10, UCB_Pads_2.0, whole genome shotgun sequence DNA harbors:
- the AICDA gene encoding single-stranded DNA cytosine deaminase, whose protein sequence is MDFGFLRNRSGCHAEILFLRYLAIWLGHDPNRMFRVTWFSSWSPCCDCARRTANFLLNHPNLSLRIFSARLYFCEDHNAEPEGLRKLKQAGVRLAVMSYKDYFYCWNTFVENRERRFEAWDGLHENFIRLSRKLRRILEPPYDMEDLHQAFDLLGL, encoded by the exons ATGGATTTTGGCTTCCTGCGCAATCGAAGCGGCTGCCATGCAGAGATCCTCTTCTTGCGCTATTTGGCAATCTGGCTGGGCCACGACCCCAACAGGATGTTCAGAGTCACCTGGTTCAGTTCATGGAGCCCGTGCTGCGACTGTGCCCGACGCACTGCCAACTTCTTATTAAACCATCCCAATCTGAGTCTGCGCATCTTCTCGGCAAGACTTTACTTTTGTGAGGACCATAATGCCGAGCCAGAAGGGCTGCGTAAGCTGAAGCAGGCAGGGGTGCGACTGGCGGTCATGAGCTATAAAG attatTTCTATTGCTGGAACACTTTCGTAGAGAACCGGGAGCGGAGATTTGAGGCTTGGGATGGACTGCATGAGAACTTCATCCGATTGTCTAGAAAACTGAGGCGTATTCTAGAG CCCCCCTATGATATGGAAGATCTACATCAAGCCTTTGACCTCCTAGGACTGTAG